One Natator depressus isolate rNatDep1 chromosome 6, rNatDep2.hap1, whole genome shotgun sequence DNA window includes the following coding sequences:
- the LOC141989069 gene encoding olfactory receptor 5AS1-like: MHFFLSNLPFCDLCISLIISPKMLLNFLAERKNISFTVYAVQMHLSIVFSDVECLLLAVMAYDHYVAICNPLLYMVTVSRHLCKQLVIGVYAVGVVDSMIHTCCTFWLSFCSSNIINHFFCDVLPLLALSCSDTRINETVMFAFMSCITVSSFVTVLLSYVYIISTILQFLSAEGWHKVFSTCSFHLTSVVLFFGTLLFTYLHSTSSYSMDTDKIVSVVYSLVIPMLNPLIYSLRNTEVKDALRKAMNKLQTNS; this comes from the coding sequence ATGCACTTTTTCCTCAGTAATTTgcctttctgtgacctctgcatttccttgataatttcccctaagatgctgctgaatttcttAGCTGAGAGGAAAAACATTTCTTTCACTGTCTACGCTGTGCAAATGCATCTCTCTATCGTTTTTTCAGATGTTGagtgcctcttgctggctgtgatggcgtatgaccattatgtggccatctgtaacccACTGCTCTATATGGTTACCGTGTCCAGGCACCTTTGTAAACAGCTAGTGATTGGGGTGTACGCTGTGGGGGTGGTGGATTCAATGATACACACGTGTTGTACATTTtggctgtcattctgcagctccaacatcatcaatcatttcttctgtgacgtCCTCCCACTGTTGGCGCTCTCCTGTTCTGATACTCGAATCAATGAGACTGTGATGTttgctttcatgagctgcattaCAGTAAGCAGCTTTGTGactgtcctcctctcctatgtctatatcatctccaccatcctgcAGTTCCTCTCTGCCGAGGGCTGGCACAAAGTCTTCTCCACCTGCTCTTTCCACTTAACCTCTGTGGTCCTGTTTTTCGGCACCCTCCTCTTCACGTATTTACATTCCACCTCCAGCTATTCCATGGACACAGACAAAATTGTCTCCGTGGTTTACTCACTGGTGATTcccatgttgaaccccctcatctacagcctgaggaacacggAGGTGAAGGACGCCCTGAGGAAAGCAATGAATAAACTCCAAACCAATTCTTGA